In Fimbriimonadales bacterium, the following are encoded in one genomic region:
- a CDS encoding isocitrate/isopropylmalate family dehydrogenase: protein MKHDVCVIRGDGIGPEITDAVMKILEAAKVDIHWIPLDAGLKCVEAGEPIIPDRTIEKIKEVGVALKAPMTTPIGKGSVSPNVTLRKKLDLYACVRPARALPGIQTPFEGLDIVIFRENTEDLYAQIEYMVTPTVAAGVKLISESATERITRAAFEFARKNRRRAVTCVHKANIQKIADGLFLRTFQRVAKDYPDIESYDIIVDALCMQLVTKWRNYDVLVLPNMYGDIVSDLAAGMMGGLGVAPGANYGKDCAVFEAVHGSAPKYAGLDKVNPTALLLSATLMLRYLGEEEAADRIEKAVERTLVKGIKTYDLLGNAKTSEFAAAVCEELKRS, encoded by the coding sequence ATGAAACACGATGTATGCGTAATTCGAGGTGACGGCATCGGTCCGGAAATCACCGATGCGGTGATGAAAATCCTCGAAGCGGCAAAGGTAGACATCCATTGGATTCCTTTGGATGCAGGTTTGAAATGCGTCGAAGCGGGAGAGCCGATCATCCCCGACAGAACGATAGAAAAGATCAAAGAGGTGGGGGTCGCATTGAAAGCGCCGATGACGACTCCGATTGGTAAAGGCTCGGTGAGTCCGAATGTAACGCTACGAAAAAAATTGGATTTATATGCTTGCGTTCGCCCTGCGAGAGCGTTGCCGGGAATCCAAACTCCTTTCGAGGGTCTCGATATCGTAATCTTTCGTGAGAATACGGAAGACCTTTATGCGCAAATCGAATACATGGTTACCCCCACCGTCGCCGCCGGCGTGAAATTAATCAGTGAATCAGCGACGGAGCGAATTACGCGTGCCGCCTTCGAATTCGCGCGAAAAAATCGAAGGCGCGCTGTTACATGCGTTCACAAGGCGAATATCCAAAAAATTGCGGATGGACTTTTCTTACGTACGTTTCAAAGAGTCGCCAAAGATTATCCGGACATCGAGAGTTACGACATCATCGTAGATGCGCTTTGCATGCAATTGGTTACGAAATGGAGAAACTACGATGTGTTAGTTTTACCGAATATGTACGGCGACATCGTGAGCGATTTGGCTGCGGGAATGATGGGGGGGCTAGGAGTGGCTCCCGGTGCGAACTACGGAAAGGATTGCGCCGTTTTCGAAGCCGTGCACGGCTCCGCTCCTAAATACGCAGGATTAGATAAAGTGAATCCCACCGCTTTACTCCTGAGTGCAACTTTGATGCTAAGGTATTTGGGCGAAGAAGAGGCTGCGGATAGAATCGAAAAGGCAGTCGAGAGGACTTTGGTGAAGGGAATTAAAACATACGATTTGTTGGGCAATGCGAAAACGAGCGAATTCGCAGCAGCTGTGTGCGAGGAATTGAAAAGAAGTTAG
- the nuoF gene encoding NADH-quinone oxidoreductase subunit NuoF, with protein sequence MPEKRLLLEHSGDPSYRSIEGYIAKGGYRALKKALGMERQAVIDEVKKSGLRGRGGAGFPTWIKWNGLPKEKTKPHYVLCNADEGEPGTFKDKELMENTPHLVIEGMILGGYATQADAGYIYIRGEFVDAGKAIRKAVDEAYEKGFLGKNILGSGWDYDIFVHMGAGSYEVGEESAMMSSLMGERGMPRLKFPHVPLPTIAGLWDCPTLINNVETFATTPFIIENGGDWYATMGASTKNSRGTKIFSVSGHVNKPGNYEIEFGMPLMELLELAGGMKGGKLKACIPGGSSVPMINAETCEKAIIGYEELNEVGTMVGSGGCIFLNEHTCIVTFIWRTCLFYARESCGKCTPCREGTSWLVQVFERIREGGGRKEDIQLLEDICRQIDGRSLCALGDAAAWPVQGALKAFREEFEYYIEHGRSIVDTPESRFMLPEALIKLR encoded by the coding sequence GGCGCTCGGTATGGAACGCCAAGCCGTTATAGACGAAGTCAAAAAAAGCGGGCTTCGAGGAAGAGGAGGTGCAGGATTTCCCACTTGGATTAAATGGAACGGACTTCCGAAAGAAAAAACGAAACCGCATTACGTTCTCTGCAATGCGGACGAAGGTGAGCCGGGAACATTCAAAGACAAAGAACTCATGGAAAACACACCGCATCTCGTCATCGAGGGGATGATTCTCGGCGGATATGCGACTCAAGCCGACGCCGGTTACATCTACATTCGCGGAGAGTTCGTTGACGCTGGGAAAGCGATTCGTAAAGCAGTAGACGAAGCCTATGAAAAAGGATTTTTAGGGAAAAACATTTTAGGTTCTGGATGGGATTACGACATTTTCGTTCACATGGGCGCGGGTTCTTACGAGGTCGGCGAAGAGAGTGCGATGATGAGCAGTCTTATGGGCGAAAGAGGGATGCCGAGGCTTAAATTTCCTCATGTTCCTTTGCCGACGATTGCAGGGCTTTGGGATTGCCCCACGCTGATCAACAATGTGGAAACGTTTGCTACCACTCCCTTCATCATCGAAAACGGGGGGGATTGGTATGCGACGATGGGAGCATCCACGAAAAATTCGAGAGGGACGAAGATTTTCAGCGTTTCTGGGCATGTGAACAAACCCGGGAATTACGAAATCGAATTCGGTATGCCCCTTATGGAATTGCTCGAATTGGCGGGGGGGATGAAAGGAGGAAAATTGAAGGCATGCATTCCTGGCGGCTCTTCCGTGCCGATGATCAATGCCGAGACTTGTGAAAAGGCAATCATCGGATACGAGGAATTGAACGAGGTGGGGACGATGGTCGGTTCAGGGGGTTGTATTTTTCTCAACGAACATACGTGTATCGTTACATTCATTTGGAGAACGTGTTTGTTTTACGCTCGGGAATCTTGCGGTAAATGTACGCCATGCCGGGAAGGGACGAGCTGGCTGGTGCAAGTTTTCGAGCGAATTCGAGAAGGGGGGGGACGTAAAGAGGACATCCAGTTATTGGAAGACATTTGTCGGCAAATTGACGGGCGCTCTCTTTGTGCCTTAGGAGATGCCGCCGCATGGCCTGTGCAAGGCGCTTTGAAAGCCTTTCGGGAAGAGTTCGAATATTACATCGAGCACGGAAGAAGTATCGTGGATACTCCGGAGAGCCGTTTCATGCTGCCGGAAGCACTGATTAAGTTAAGATGA
- the queF gene encoding preQ(1) synthase, giving the protein MSREILETFENPKPERDYLIEHITSEFTSVCPRTGQPDFATMILRYTPDKLCIELKSLKLYYQSYRNRGVYYEAVVNQILDDIVAVCQPRTAKVIGEFNTRGGIRSIVVAEYTKETK; this is encoded by the coding sequence ATGAGTCGAGAAATTTTAGAAACTTTCGAAAATCCGAAACCGGAAAGAGATTATCTTATCGAGCATATCACTTCGGAGTTTACGAGTGTCTGCCCTCGCACTGGCCAACCCGATTTCGCAACGATGATTTTGCGTTACACACCCGATAAACTTTGCATCGAATTGAAATCGCTGAAATTGTATTATCAAAGTTATCGAAATCGTGGAGTGTATTACGAAGCCGTCGTCAATCAAATATTGGACGACATCGTTGCAGTCTGTCAACCACGAACTGCAAAAGTCATCGGGGAATTCAACACACGTGGCGGAATCCGTTCGATCGTCGTCGCGGAATATACGAAAGAAACGAAGTGA
- a CDS encoding NPCBM/NEW2 domain-containing protein — protein MIPVLLLCFLEMNEPIPIEPASIFIKEQQVPTKVKQISQSTYLLNTQDVKVKVKKGGSKNTWTFTIEPKQEITISFRIRSRVRPIRVNRNEDHRVLQFGIGDATSRLNDAFLIEKKKKILHFSEASVVLHGGTSYGAAIVSFSKFSPQLRVQISELETFTKNADIQALEIRNKEEFSQFTELVKSLRQTNAQKPTLVFRNEQYEESVRIRWSSLATATGMNVTAEEGFSHRDSLDLIKPVSDVWTMDYGSVSSLPEILVTHVVTPTKTRYSVVTIFNYMDYPRTVFFGFNEIGLDPRVGYACFDFWKVQYLGEVAGKLGVTLPPLSSRLLLIRRGSEVPQILGTSAHALGEIGAGLDTSWNSETKTLSGKITLPENRSISVYLSHALREEIFESAEASCDGGEATVSQNRGFFRLQLRTEKGGESHWKVRFTGKKTTPEPSGQEIAVSVISPWMSSIRRKHPEDTNAGYFVFRNDSLVAYFGDSEIYDAELEPDTLYRYAVFPVDFYGGLGTPVEFIVRTPNARDSMIFDTPMERWTGISPPLPEKSRGGGAISVNEKRVYGLSMSIPSEGTFRISRAFEQFEGTVALEDGSDESVEAEFVILGDGKEIWRSKSLKKGLQENFSIPLSQIYHLTLRVEKKSGSGKAYAAWINPVLKAKRP, from the coding sequence ATGATTCCTGTTCTCTTGCTGTGCTTTCTCGAGATGAATGAACCAATACCCATCGAACCAGCGAGTATTTTCATCAAAGAGCAACAAGTTCCGACGAAAGTGAAACAAATTTCCCAAAGCACTTACCTCCTCAATACACAAGATGTAAAGGTAAAAGTGAAAAAGGGGGGTTCCAAGAACACTTGGACGTTTACCATCGAGCCGAAACAGGAAATCACGATTTCTTTTAGGATACGGAGTCGAGTGCGTCCTATAAGAGTGAATCGTAATGAAGACCATCGCGTATTACAATTCGGAATAGGAGACGCAACGAGCCGTCTCAACGACGCATTCCTAATCGAAAAAAAGAAAAAAATACTACACTTCAGCGAAGCCTCTGTCGTTTTACACGGTGGAACGAGTTATGGCGCTGCAATCGTTTCCTTTTCGAAATTCTCTCCGCAACTTCGCGTGCAAATTTCCGAACTAGAAACTTTCACGAAAAACGCAGACATCCAAGCCTTAGAAATACGAAATAAAGAAGAGTTTTCGCAATTTACAGAACTCGTGAAGTCTCTGAGGCAGACGAACGCACAAAAACCGACTCTTGTTTTTCGCAATGAGCAATACGAAGAAAGCGTGCGTATAAGGTGGTCGAGTTTAGCAACTGCAACGGGTATGAACGTGACCGCAGAAGAAGGTTTTTCTCATCGAGACTCTTTAGATTTGATTAAGCCAGTTTCCGATGTATGGACGATGGATTACGGCAGTGTTTCGTCACTCCCGGAAATTTTAGTGACTCATGTCGTAACACCGACTAAAACTCGTTATTCAGTGGTAACGATTTTCAATTACATGGACTATCCTCGGACGGTTTTTTTCGGATTCAACGAAATAGGACTCGACCCGAGAGTCGGTTACGCTTGCTTCGATTTTTGGAAGGTGCAATATCTGGGAGAGGTTGCAGGAAAATTGGGAGTGACCCTTCCTCCTTTATCTTCGCGTTTACTGCTCATCCGCCGAGGGAGCGAAGTTCCTCAAATTTTGGGGACCTCGGCACACGCTTTAGGGGAAATAGGGGCTGGGTTGGACACGTCTTGGAATTCCGAGACGAAAACATTATCCGGAAAAATCACCCTTCCCGAGAACCGAAGTATAAGCGTTTATCTTTCGCATGCACTTCGAGAAGAGATATTCGAAAGTGCAGAAGCGAGTTGCGACGGGGGGGAAGCCACGGTTTCTCAAAATCGAGGGTTCTTTCGCTTACAATTGCGCACCGAGAAAGGAGGGGAATCTCATTGGAAAGTACGTTTTACCGGAAAGAAAACGACACCCGAGCCAAGCGGACAAGAGATTGCGGTTTCCGTAATTTCGCCCTGGATGAGTAGCATTCGCAGAAAACATCCAGAAGACACAAACGCAGGGTATTTCGTTTTCCGTAACGATTCCTTAGTTGCGTATTTCGGGGATTCAGAGATTTACGATGCAGAATTAGAGCCGGACACTCTTTATCGTTATGCTGTGTTTCCTGTGGACTTTTACGGCGGGCTAGGAACTCCGGTCGAATTTATCGTGCGTACGCCGAATGCAAGGGACTCGATGATTTTCGATACTCCTATGGAAAGATGGACAGGCATTTCACCTCCACTTCCCGAAAAATCGAGAGGGGGGGGAGCAATAAGCGTAAACGAAAAGAGAGTTTATGGGTTGAGCATGAGCATTCCTAGCGAAGGCACTTTTCGAATTTCGAGGGCATTCGAGCAATTCGAAGGCACTGTCGCATTGGAAGACGGTTCAGACGAATCGGTCGAGGCCGAATTCGTGATTTTGGGTGACGGTAAAGAGATATGGCGGAGTAAGAGTTTGAAGAAAGGCTTACAAGAGAATTTTTCCATACCGCTTTCGCAGATCTATCACTTGACGCTTCGCGTGGAGAAAAAGAGTGGAAGCGGAAAAGCGTATGCGGCTTGGATTAACCCTGTTCTAAAGGCAAAGCGTCCGTAA
- a CDS encoding ATP-dependent Clp protease ATP-binding subunit yields the protein MWQRFTERARKVVFYAQEEAQRFGEGYVSTEHLLLGLVREQDSVAARVLEKLGVSLSKIRAEVEKQLPRGEHKPVSEMTLTPRAKRVIDLAYEEARLLNNNYIGTEHLLLGLIREGDGLAGRVLAKLGVELERARREVMNLQDSEAPARTGRSHRSQTQTLDEFGRDLTELARQGKLDPVIGRHTEIERVMQILSRRTKNNPCLIGEPGVGKTAIAEGLAQRIVAGDVPDQIKDKRIVALDLAALVAGTKYRGEFEERMKRVMDEVRKADGEVILFVDELHTLVGAGAAEGAIDASNIMKPALARGELQCIGATTQDEFRKYIERDPALERRFQPVMVREPSEEEAVEILKGLRDRYEAHHKVHIQNDALVSAVQLSMRYISDRALPDKAIDLVDEAASRARLMLTLPPLDIRQDRQMLERLRQEHEALSRRQDLDGRLEQLQQQIELLDKNLKEREEQWKALPKEEPVVTEHEIAQIVQSWTGIPVTRLVEAESQKLLRMEEELRKRIVGQHDAVSAVSRAVRRARSGMKDPKRPMGSFFFLGPTGVGKTEMARALAEFLFENESNLVRVDMSEYMERFSVSRLIGAPPGYVGHEEGGQLTEAVRRNPYCVVLLDEIEKAHPDVFNILLQILEDGRLTDSQGRVVDFRNTVLIMTSNVGVRSIDEERAIGFREARIDPNDPKAYESMRNKMLSEMRKLFRPEFLNRVDEVIVFHHLSREDLLQIVDLQIARVNKQGERMHMKVEITDAVREMLAREGYQPDMGARPLRRAVQRYIEDPLSEEILLGRFSEGDHVLVDLDETGHVIFRKASGTEAGPREAETVSPN from the coding sequence ATGTGGCAGAGATTTACTGAACGAGCAAGAAAAGTAGTCTTCTACGCTCAAGAAGAAGCGCAGAGGTTCGGAGAAGGTTATGTCAGTACTGAACATCTGTTGTTAGGACTTGTGCGAGAGCAAGACAGCGTGGCAGCCCGCGTATTAGAAAAACTCGGTGTGAGCTTGTCGAAAATTCGCGCTGAGGTAGAGAAACAACTCCCTCGAGGCGAGCACAAACCCGTATCCGAGATGACCCTCACGCCTCGCGCGAAGCGCGTGATTGATTTAGCTTACGAAGAAGCGCGTCTTCTCAACAACAATTACATCGGCACAGAGCATCTCCTTCTCGGGCTCATCCGCGAAGGTGATGGCTTAGCAGGACGCGTTTTAGCGAAATTGGGCGTAGAGTTGGAGCGCGCCCGTCGAGAAGTGATGAACTTGCAAGACAGCGAGGCTCCCGCACGCACCGGGCGCTCTCATCGTTCCCAAACACAGACCCTCGACGAATTCGGTCGCGACCTGACAGAACTTGCTCGTCAAGGCAAGCTCGACCCGGTAATCGGGCGTCACACGGAAATCGAGCGTGTGATGCAGATTTTGAGCAGACGCACGAAAAACAACCCGTGCTTGATTGGAGAACCAGGCGTCGGTAAAACCGCTATTGCCGAAGGTCTTGCTCAACGAATCGTTGCGGGCGACGTTCCCGACCAAATCAAAGACAAACGCATTGTCGCTCTCGACCTTGCTGCTTTGGTCGCAGGAACGAAATATCGCGGTGAATTCGAAGAACGAATGAAACGCGTTATGGACGAAGTTCGCAAAGCGGATGGCGAGGTCATTCTCTTTGTGGACGAGTTACACACGCTTGTTGGGGCTGGCGCCGCAGAAGGCGCGATCGATGCTTCGAACATCATGAAACCGGCTCTGGCAAGGGGTGAACTCCAATGCATTGGGGCGACGACTCAAGACGAATTCCGTAAATACATCGAAAGAGACCCTGCCCTTGAGCGTCGCTTCCAGCCCGTAATGGTTCGTGAGCCCAGCGAAGAAGAGGCAGTAGAAATTTTGAAAGGGCTTCGCGATCGCTACGAAGCGCATCACAAAGTGCATATTCAAAACGACGCTTTGGTTTCCGCGGTTCAACTATCCATGCGGTATATCAGCGATAGAGCGCTTCCTGACAAAGCGATTGACTTGGTAGACGAAGCGGCAAGCCGCGCGCGGCTAATGCTCACTCTTCCTCCGTTAGATATCCGTCAAGACCGTCAGATGCTCGAGCGATTACGCCAAGAGCATGAAGCACTCTCTCGCCGCCAGGATTTAGACGGACGTTTAGAGCAACTTCAGCAACAAATTGAATTGCTCGATAAAAACCTCAAAGAACGAGAAGAGCAATGGAAAGCGCTTCCTAAAGAAGAACCAGTCGTTACAGAACACGAGATTGCACAAATCGTTCAATCTTGGACTGGCATTCCTGTAACTCGATTAGTGGAAGCGGAAAGCCAGAAACTCTTGCGCATGGAAGAGGAACTGCGCAAGCGTATCGTCGGTCAACACGACGCGGTGAGCGCCGTATCTCGAGCCGTGCGTCGTGCCCGAAGCGGTATGAAAGACCCGAAACGACCGATGGGTAGTTTCTTCTTCCTCGGACCGACGGGTGTTGGAAAAACCGAAATGGCACGAGCTCTTGCGGAATTCCTTTTCGAAAACGAATCTAACCTCGTGCGCGTGGATATGTCCGAATACATGGAACGCTTCTCGGTTAGCCGATTGATTGGAGCGCCTCCCGGATATGTCGGTCACGAAGAAGGCGGACAATTAACCGAAGCGGTGAGACGTAATCCGTATTGCGTCGTACTTCTCGATGAAATCGAAAAGGCGCATCCGGACGTGTTCAACATCCTATTGCAAATTTTAGAAGATGGACGTCTGACGGATTCACAAGGCAGAGTGGTTGATTTCCGCAATACGGTACTCATCATGACGTCGAACGTCGGTGTCCGCTCGATTGACGAAGAGCGCGCGATTGGATTCCGCGAAGCGCGGATAGACCCCAATGATCCGAAAGCATACGAATCTATGAGAAACAAAATGCTTTCGGAGATGCGCAAACTCTTCCGTCCGGAATTTCTCAACCGTGTAGACGAAGTTATCGTGTTCCATCACTTGAGCCGCGAAGACCTCTTGCAAATCGTGGACTTGCAAATTGCACGCGTGAACAAGCAAGGAGAAAGAATGCATATGAAGGTCGAAATCACGGATGCGGTTCGAGAGATGCTCGCTCGCGAAGGGTATCAGCCCGACATGGGTGCTCGCCCGCTTCGTCGTGCGGTTCAAAGATACATCGAAGACCCGTTGAGCGAAGAGATTCTTTTGGGTCGCTTCAGCGAAGGTGACCATGTCTTGGTAGACCTCGATGAAACCGGACACGTCATCTTTCGTAAGGCTAGCGGAACCGAAGCAGGTCCTCGAGAAGCAGAAACCGTAAGCCCGAATTAA
- a CDS encoding phosphatase PAP2 family protein, whose protein sequence is MLRLWEWDKEVFDFINQGLRSPWADAFFRFFTWLGLGWVQIGILLLIWLKEEKLRESMMTCFIGWSIASVITHTLKFTIDRVRPSTLLHAFVAQDEKILIYSFPSGHTATSFAIACALALSLPKHRLLVSSIAFVVAFLVGVSRIYRGVHWPTDIIASALLGFSSGILAHLLMNNWKERRARLAGGAEK, encoded by the coding sequence ATGCTTCGTCTTTGGGAATGGGACAAAGAGGTCTTCGACTTTATCAATCAGGGGTTGAGATCGCCTTGGGCAGATGCATTTTTTCGTTTTTTCACGTGGTTGGGGTTGGGGTGGGTTCAAATAGGTATCCTTTTACTCATTTGGTTAAAAGAGGAAAAACTGCGGGAGAGCATGATGACGTGTTTTATAGGATGGAGCATAGCATCCGTCATCACGCACACATTGAAATTCACGATAGATCGCGTTCGACCTAGTACTCTCCTCCACGCATTCGTCGCTCAGGACGAAAAGATCCTCATCTATAGTTTTCCGAGTGGACACACTGCAACATCGTTTGCTATTGCGTGTGCTTTGGCATTATCGCTACCGAAACATCGGCTACTCGTGTCTTCGATTGCCTTTGTTGTGGCATTTCTCGTGGGTGTTTCTCGCATTTACCGCGGAGTCCACTGGCCAACGGACATCATTGCGAGTGCTCTTCTCGGTTTTTCGAGCGGAATACTCGCGCATCTCCTGATGAACAACTGGAAAGAGCGAAGAGCGCGACTCGCAGGGGGGGCTGAAAAATGA
- a CDS encoding CBS domain-containing protein, whose product MTLSEVMHVHIPTLTLDSTFRDAVDKMDIYQFPALVFVDSDKKPCAVITEGDLSRAVMAKGDVTGLSPTKALIYATSEPITANDNLEISEALHLMLTKGLTILPVVRDEKLVGVVLRTDLMQAMLTDALPLEQG is encoded by the coding sequence ATGACTCTCAGCGAAGTCATGCATGTTCATATTCCCACGCTTACGCTCGATTCTACTTTTCGAGACGCCGTGGACAAAATGGATATTTACCAATTCCCCGCATTGGTTTTCGTGGATTCTGATAAAAAGCCTTGCGCAGTAATCACCGAAGGGGACCTTTCACGTGCGGTGATGGCGAAGGGAGATGTAACCGGTCTTTCTCCTACCAAAGCCTTGATATATGCTACATCTGAGCCGATTACCGCAAACGACAATTTAGAAATCTCGGAAGCCTTGCATCTCATGCTGACGAAAGGTTTAACGATTCTTCCGGTCGTGCGCGACGAAAAACTCGTGGGCGTTGTTCTTCGCACGGATTTAATGCAAGCGATGCTTACGGACGCTTTGCCTTTAGAACAGGGTTAA